The following coding sequences are from one Terriglobales bacterium window:
- a CDS encoding radical SAM protein, translated as MPASANLKHDPPPPFRLDVQLHELLMRPPQARPMAAPLRNGREQLPVPPFPSRPELQAGEDAEYLPTNGRRKWKPKQILHTMNGWMFPYFKSRLLPGDFHPIISYLFTEWKCNLDCHYCWAFENSVKGMTEDVAKRSIEWLHSTTCRVLALMGGEPLLRPDFAHKVVYYAAKKGFWVYLPTNGRLLRPEVIDKLGDAGVDVFNLAVDAVDVKPGLPKALAPIRPYFEYLLKKQYRYGYSIFLNICICRNNMDDVRMLTEIAHDNGIATDYHIVESPMTEQPHYKHLNENPTFVREEDWPEVDELLQWLIEKQKAGYKMTNSCSRIAEMGLHMRGKLQEWNCRAGQNTLIIRTDGTLAPCFPMYSANYDWGAIEDHKFEVKQLDAMKQDCQKHCFSTLNHIVGFCYNDARVIKWLLKQAARGFQGVTNWND; from the coding sequence ATGCCTGCATCCGCGAACCTGAAACACGACCCACCGCCGCCGTTTCGGCTTGACGTGCAACTGCATGAGCTGCTGATGCGGCCGCCACAGGCGCGTCCCATGGCGGCGCCGCTGCGCAACGGCCGCGAGCAACTGCCGGTCCCGCCCTTCCCGTCGCGTCCGGAGCTGCAGGCCGGCGAGGATGCCGAATATCTCCCCACGAACGGCCGGCGGAAGTGGAAGCCGAAGCAGATCCTGCACACGATGAATGGGTGGATGTTTCCGTATTTCAAATCCCGCCTGCTGCCGGGCGACTTCCACCCGATCATCAGCTACCTGTTCACGGAGTGGAAGTGCAACCTCGACTGCCACTACTGTTGGGCGTTCGAGAACAGCGTCAAGGGCATGACGGAAGATGTAGCCAAGCGCTCGATCGAATGGCTGCACTCCACCACCTGCCGGGTACTGGCGCTGATGGGCGGCGAGCCCCTCCTGCGACCCGACTTCGCGCACAAGGTCGTCTACTATGCGGCGAAGAAGGGCTTCTGGGTTTACCTGCCGACGAACGGCCGGCTTCTCCGTCCCGAAGTGATTGATAAGCTCGGTGACGCCGGGGTGGACGTCTTCAATCTCGCGGTGGACGCGGTGGATGTGAAACCGGGCCTGCCCAAGGCGCTGGCCCCCATTCGCCCGTACTTCGAATACCTGCTGAAGAAGCAATACCGCTACGGCTACAGCATCTTCCTCAACATCTGCATCTGCCGGAACAACATGGATGACGTGCGCATGCTGACCGAGATCGCGCACGACAACGGCATCGCGACCGATTACCACATCGTCGAGTCGCCCATGACCGAGCAACCGCACTACAAGCACTTGAATGAGAACCCAACCTTTGTCCGGGAGGAAGACTGGCCGGAGGTCGATGAGCTGCTGCAATGGCTGATCGAGAAGCAGAAAGCCGGCTACAAGATGACGAATTCGTGCTCGCGAATTGCCGAGATGGGTCTGCATATGCGGGGCAAGCTCCAGGAGTGGAACTGCCGCGCCGGCCAGAACACGCTCATCATCCGTACGGACGGGACGTTGGCGCCATGTTTCCCGATGTATTCGGCAAACTACGACTGGGGCGCGATCGAGGACCACAAGTTCGAAGTCAAGCAGCTGGATGCAATGAAGCAGGACTGCCAGAAGCACTGCTTCTCCACGCTCAATCACATTGTCGGCTTCTGCTACAACGACGCGCGCGTCATCAAGTGGCTGCTCAAGCAGGCAGCGCGCGGTTTTCAGGGCGTGACGAACTGGAACGACTAG
- a CDS encoding DinB family protein — protein MSVSQSLLPEFEQEMKSTRKTLERVPEDKFGWKPHDKSRTIGQLAAHLAEIPTWANGAIQKDWVDVKPVTPPPRRALTSRQEILDAFDRGVVALRDLVNSTADQSWMASWTLQASGKTLFTIPRVAMWRSFVMNHMIHHRAQLGVYLRINDVPLPSIYGPSADESPM, from the coding sequence ATGTCCGTAAGCCAATCGCTGCTGCCTGAGTTCGAACAGGAGATGAAGAGCACGCGTAAAACGCTGGAGCGCGTGCCCGAAGACAAGTTCGGCTGGAAGCCTCACGACAAATCCAGGACGATCGGGCAACTGGCGGCGCACCTGGCGGAAATTCCCACGTGGGCAAATGGCGCCATCCAGAAGGACTGGGTGGACGTCAAGCCCGTGACGCCGCCGCCGAGGCGTGCACTGACCAGCCGCCAGGAGATTCTCGATGCTTTTGACCGCGGCGTCGTAGCGCTCCGCGACCTGGTCAACTCGACTGCCGATCAAAGCTGGATGGCAAGCTGGACGTTGCAGGCAAGCGGGAAGACGCTCTTCACGATTCCGCGGGTCGCGATGTGGCGCAGCTTCGTGATGAACCACATGATCCATCACCGGGCGCAGCTCGGCGTTTACCTGCGCATCAATGACGTGCCGCTCCCGTCGATTTATGGGCCGTCGGCGGACGAGAGCCCGATGTAG
- a CDS encoding glycosyltransferase family 2 protein encodes MSSAEPEALRPRPRVVVVMPAYNAARTLKLTYTSLPHERVDHVILVDDGSSDETLAIAQELGLQIFVHNRNYGYGANQKTCYREALKAGAEIVVMVHPDYQYDPRLLPAVIEPIERGQADMVLGSRLMGSSPMAQGMPWWKYLSNRALTTLENWAFGLRLSEYHTGYRAFDARVLESVNLAMNSDQFIFDQEIIAQVVAAGFRIAEVPVPTRYFPEASSAGFLVSVRYGCGILWLMKRYLLHRLGIWRQKQFLSLKQRYAAVPLGQDESRAAVERNESA; translated from the coding sequence ATGTCTTCCGCTGAACCAGAAGCGTTACGACCACGCCCGCGGGTGGTGGTGGTGATGCCCGCCTACAACGCGGCGCGCACGCTGAAGCTCACGTATACCAGCCTGCCGCACGAGCGTGTGGACCACGTGATTTTGGTGGACGACGGCAGCTCCGACGAGACGCTGGCGATCGCGCAGGAGCTCGGGCTACAGATCTTCGTTCACAACCGGAACTACGGGTATGGCGCGAACCAGAAGACCTGTTATCGCGAGGCGCTGAAGGCAGGCGCGGAGATCGTGGTGATGGTGCATCCGGATTACCAGTACGATCCGCGGCTTCTGCCGGCGGTGATTGAGCCGATCGAGCGCGGCCAGGCCGACATGGTGCTGGGCTCGCGCCTCATGGGCAGCAGCCCGATGGCGCAGGGAATGCCGTGGTGGAAGTATCTCTCGAACCGCGCGCTCACGACGCTCGAGAACTGGGCCTTCGGCCTGCGCCTCTCCGAGTACCACACCGGGTATCGCGCGTTCGACGCCCGCGTGCTCGAGTCGGTGAACCTGGCGATGAATTCCGACCAATTCATCTTCGACCAGGAGATCATCGCGCAGGTTGTCGCAGCCGGGTTCCGCATTGCAGAAGTGCCCGTGCCGACGCGCTATTTTCCCGAGGCCTCGTCGGCGGGTTTTCTGGTGAGCGTGCGATACGGCTGCGGCATTCTGTGGCTGATGAAGCGCTACCTGCTGCACCGCCTGGGCATCTGGCGGCAGAAGCAATTTCTCTCGCTCAAGCAGCGTTACGCCGCCGTCCCGCTCGGCCAGGACGAGTCGCGTGCGGCGGTGGAGCGCAACGAGAGCGCATGA